The DNA region ATATGGAAAACTCATTTGTTACTTGTAACAATATTCACTTTGACTAATATAGGCTACTTAATATGAGTTGGAGTCATTGTTGTTAGTTAGGACATAGATTACACTGCTTAATGGTAATTTGGCTTTGCAGATTAAAGAAGACAAGAGTTTGGAGGAAAAAGAATGGTTACCTGATTTGCAACTAAAATTAAGCAGAAGCACAGACAACAAGaatgagaagaagaaggatCAGTCAGATATAAACACAATGCTTTCTCTTTCTCTGCCAACTTATTCATCGACTGCAACCTAAAAgaaaatagagttctaaaccATACAAAAGTTTTATATTATTAGCTTGGTATTTTGTTTAGACATAGAAGAGCAGCCTAGGTAGGAGGGTGAGTACTTGAGATCTGACCATGCAATTAGCATATCAGGAAATTAATGCATTAATTGGAGTCAGATCTCCTAAGTACTTCCCTCATAATAGGCCCTAAAGATACAGTTCGAGTTGCCACTTATCCTCTGattgttatttttctttgttttactgAAACCAATTTTTAGGCTTGTGTCTGAGTGGCCTGGAACTATATATTTAGGATCCGTCGTTACAAGTACCTAAAGATTACCTTGCTATTTGTATTTAATCTTAGTGGGGATATTCTGTCTTCTTGTTGCTATTTGTtctggaaaaataaataatgtcaaTTTCTACATTAGCATGTCATTAAGACAAAATGAGAATAAGACTaaccctctgtttggatggttgtttcccgtggttcattaatgtacagtatggtatggtacaatatggtgttgtattgtattgtactgtattaatgaacacaatgtttggatagactgtatcgtttgttgtggtttaataacatttgtattgtttggtttgaccatatggtactgtataataacttgtaagtttactaaaatatctttaactcttaattagaaattagtttatatatattaataaaactcaggtaaaaaataaaataggaactttaaaaaataagtaggtagtgggtgggggtggcggaggggtgggtggtgtgaggtgggaGGGTGGGGTAGTGGGtgtagggtgggggtgagtggttgtgggaatggggttgggtggtggtgaggggtagtgggtgagGGTGGTGGAagggtgggtggttgtgggatgagggtgggggtagtgggtggtagggtgggggtgagtggttgtgGAGTGGGGTTGGgcggtggtgaggggtagtgggtggtggttGGGGTAGTGGGGGTGGGAGTGGGTGGTAAGGagggggtaggggtggggtggatggtggagggtgggggtggggtagAGGGTGCGGTGGGGGTAGGGCggggtggatggtggagggtcggggtataatggagaaataaaatacataaccacggaaaaaccaccaaatctgtggttacaaaaattgaaacttttcatggttatataaccatggaaTGAACCTCGGGTTTATAACAtcataccacataattttaagaacaataaaaacaaacatgatttcatagaaaacatacattaatgaaccacggaaAACCACCATCCAAACTGGGGGTAAGGATCAAAAgcttttatttaaatattgaaagttgtaaGTTTTTTTACTTACAAAATAAGAGCAAATGTCAAACAAATTAGGACATAGGCAGTACTTTCTAGTAGTAATAATTTATAGTTTCTTGACTTGCTATTTGAAATAAGCAGTACTTTCTAGTAGtaatttttttagtttcttgACTTGCCATTTGAAAAAGAGGAAATGACAAGCCGGTTGTGTTAATGGGCTGAACAGGATACAAGAGAAGAGTAGTAAAAGAGAAACAACACGTGTGGATCATAATAAAGCCCACAAAAGTTTTTATAGATCTCAGTTGAGAAAGTTCTCACCCAGCCCAACTGAGTCCTACCCTGGTTATGTTGACTATTAGAGGAAGAGCGGGGTTAGTAAGTTGGATTAGAGAAAATTGAAGGATAATTTAAGTCATGAACAAAATTAATCTTGATAAAATCATGAACTAAATCTTAAGTTTCTTCTCTTCCTGAAGTATTGGAAACGGAGAAGAGTTCCCCTTTTAATGGAATTAACGGAGAAGAGTTCCCCTTTTAATggaattagtcttctttctcttctctttctttctttcaataatctAAGCTCGTGAAGTCGGGTGCGTTTTTCAAGTAATAATTTATGTTCAAAATGTTTCTGTTATTCTGTAAGATAGCTCACAATATTTGAGATTCTTGAAATCCAAGGAAATGATGAAAGGAATTAGGAATTTGAGATATTTTCCAATGAGTTGCGCTTGAATAATATTCAATCCCACCTTGGCTGGCATAGGTTGAGGACTGGGCCTAGCCTCATGTTAGGCCCCAAATGCTCCCTTTCCCTTGTGAAGCCACACATAACTCATGGGGTTCAACTCTAGACCAAGTTGTTCTCTCACTTGCATAAATAGACTTAAAATATGGTAGGCTGTGAGCCTGTGCTTACTCCAGGCAATGGAGGGAGATTTAGGCTATTGAATGCAGGTTAAAACTCAATTCCACTTGTCGCTTTCAACATGGATCATATAGATAAGagctaaaaatttaagaaaaacgTATGCTTTTCACTAATGCCAGACTCTAAATCCTGAATTCCTCTTTAAGACCTTGAGGGTGAATAGGATAAAGCGACTGTTACACCATATAACCTTGTAACTCCTTGACTCAAGCCCCTTCCCCATAAAAGACCAGGCTACGACTGAGCTTTCTCTTGTCAAGAAACAGATGTTAATCGGATAATCATCCATGTTAATTGTTGGTGAGCTAGCTCATTCAATAGACCAGAAGATAAAGAATAGAATCAAATATTACCAGAAAAGCTAAAGATTTTTACTACAAATAGAATCAAATATAACCAGAAAAGCTAAAGATTTTTACTTCAAGATCACATTATAAAAAGGAATACTATGCCAGAATATCTCATATAGAATCAAATGTCATTCATTTCTCAAGGCAAGGGCTGGTTTTCAGGAATACAAAGAAAACTCAGCAATTCTCATGCCCACTACTATGTCAATCGAaaattacaacaatcaccaCTATCAAAACCAAGTAATCTCTTGAAGTGGAAGAGGTAAAAAACTTCCTCGTATACCTAGACTAAAATGGTGACAAGGAAACTCCAGAAGGAATGTACTAATAAAGTTTCAGGATAGCATTGAAGCTATACCGATAGAAAAAAGATGTTTCATATCAATGAATGATCCATCGTTCAAGCTTTGCTCTGCTGACAAGAACCAAGAGAATACAGTTCCTGTTCAAACAAAATGAAGCAGAAATCAATAATTTCACTTTCTCAACCATCAAAATTTGCTACAgaaaaactcaaaagataaaaaGGAGGTTACCTCGGAGTAACTGACATGATCCTTATGCAAATTAGAAGTTTTCACGATAGTCTCCCACTTGGTGCCATCAGTGTGGGACTTCTGATTCTGCTTCTTAGAGTTAAAACTTAAGAATGGGGTTCTCAGAGGAATGGAAGGCAGCGTGCGCCAAAGCCAAGACTCAGAGGGAGATTTAGGTAATGGTGGTGGTAAAGTAGATTCCAAGGAGGTAAGGTTAGAATCTTTTGGGTCATTTGCATTTTGGTTATCTTCATTTTCTGTACCTAAAGGATGCACTTTTGAAGACTCTAAGGCTCCAGATACCATATCAAGATTTTGCTTGAGTTTCATGGACTCCTGTTCCACCAAATCAAGGGAATCCTTTTCAGCACTCTGTTTGCTATCTTTCTCTGAAACATTCGAGTGTCTGGCAGCCAAGTTTTCAAGCCCTTTACGGCTATCAACCAGAGTTTTCATGTTCTTATCAGAGTTCACAAATCCCTTGGGTTTTGAAGAAGCAGTATTAGGGGCTGAAATTTTCACATTATCTACAGAGTCTATGTACAAGGTTTTCTCAACTACTTCACTTGGTGAATCAAAAAACTTTCCTGTGCCTATCTGCTTGTCCTTGACAGTGTAGCAACCTTTGCGGAATGAATCAAAGCGACTAGCCCAAAGATTCTCCATCTCCTTTGGCACACCAAGAAACCTTGTACCCTCATTGAATGGAGATGGGGGTGCAACATTTCTATAGGGAGATATAGCACCACTTCTTGAACGCCTGCCAGGAGAGATTCCAACTAGCTTACATGAATCGTTAGGGTTAGACAGCTGCCCGGACAAACTTCTGTTATCAGCTTTGTACAGCTCGCGAGACAATACTCCAGAATGAAATCTTTGCTTATTTATGGTATCACAAGCATTCTGCAAAGAACCTGATCGTTAGAAACAAACATAAATCTTATTAATCTTAGGACAGAAAAGAAACTGCTACTATGATTATTACCTTCTCAAGAGGTCCACTATAAGCTTTTCTAGTTAATTTCTTGACTTCATGAGCATAAGATGTGGGACTCTGGGCCATCTTTGGTTGTTTCATTCCTGAAACTCTCTTTACTGCTTGAGCCGAGGGTGTGGTAGCAGCATGTGTCTTCACTTTCAGTCCTGGCAGTGGATTTAATAGGCACAAAGAATTCTTCACACAAATCCGAGGGAAAAATTTCCATCCTTTACTTGGCTTTTTGTGCTGATTCTCAGACACATCATCTTCAAATTCACTTGCTACATCCTCTGGATAGCTGCTATAATAAGATACAGGGTTAGATGGCTTAACCGAAGGCTTTCGTTCCACAGGGACTAGCTTTTTGACTGGCATCGGTTGTTCGCAGGAAACTGGTTTTTTATGAACATACTGAGGCGTCTCTAACACAACAGCTTTTGCTGCAGGCAAGAATCGACTCATCATAAAGTCTCTAGTTTGCGAGTCAATGGAAAAGGTTCCGGATGGTTGCAAATCTGAAGTTTGATGTCCGCTTAGACCACTGACACTGCAGTCCAAGGATAAGGATTCGGTAGGTGACATTGTTTCAGAAGCATCAGAATAGGCATCGTCCTCACTTTCTCTATCTTTATCTCCTCTTGTATATATACTTTCTGCCAGGCTATCCAGTAAAGCTGCATGATCCATCCAAGGAAGTCCTTCAGCTGGAGACCTGTAAATATTATGAGTACGAGGCCTTTCACCTGAATAGAACCGAACAGTCTCTGGCAATCTTCCTGGGGGCAGCCTAGGACTACTTGAACGTTCCACACGAAGGTTAGTTCGGGGTTCATTGTCATCTTTTGGTCTTCCAGGGATCTGTTCCCACATAAATGGAACAGCTACTGGTTTAGTCACCTCGCGCAATTCCCAATCTGATTTTTTGACAGGTAGTGATTGTTGTCGATTTGGTGGTGCCTTATCTACCATCTGTTTACTTGCTCTCTCATTGGGAGTTAAAGATGATGGTATTTTCCTCACAGATAGAAGTGGTGCATTGAAATCCAGCTGCTTTTTCCCCATTTGTCTGTGCTACTAACGATTTTTCTATTCCTTTCTCTCGGAAACAAAATCAGCAATCAACAATGGCATATAGGCCTTCCAAATCTTCAATCAATCACTGCAAAAAAAGACATCAAGAAATCGAAAaacaatttcaagaaagaaacctGATTAGGAATTAAGTAGTACAAATGAGGAAGGAAAGTACACAGAACAATTCAGATTCAGAATTGCATTAATCAGAATTAAGGTAAACTACAAAAGAGATATTGATTGAGGGAATCAAAGCATATGTGGAATGAAAATACTGGTGTAAGGACATGCCCCATTGGAGTCCGTGAGAAAGGGAGCTTATGTCTTTAACAAAGAGAAAAGACGAGAATAATTCTTTATTGccaacccaacacacacaccaaacaaaaaagaaaaaggaaagcaGTCCTCAGAAATAATGGAATAACATGCTATTTCTCTGGGAGAATCCAAGATGATTATGCAGTAAACTGAGTGAGGGGCTGCTAATTAACaattaaatcaaatgaaatgagagaaagagagaaatcaTAAATCAAGAACACTTGAAAATCTTAATTTCCTTGTTAATACCTAGCTTAAAAGCAAACAAAACTAAGATCTTGCAACTTACTAAGTAGCCAAAACAGAACAATAACCAATGTCCATACCAACTACAGGATAAACCTAGCATTAATTGTCCATTCCAGATATGGGCACCCataaattttctattttctttagccACTATGAacaacaagaataaaaaataaaaataaaaaggaaagaatttataaataccattatccattttcCAAGAACCAAGAGAGCAAACAAGTGAAGAACTTCAGAGTCATACAATACAATGCATCAAACACAAAAGATAATAATCAAGAAAATGAGCTCATACCTTTAATCACTATACAGACTGGAGAAATATCAAAGCTTTACCAAGAAGACAATGTTACCTTGAAGTTGAAGGGTGGGGGTGTGTTAAGGAGTGAAATATGTCCTTGAATGATGGCGCGAGTTGTGGAGTAAACTAAGTGCACAAAttggagagagaagaaagaatgcAACAATGGTCAGCCTTTGCTTAGtgctttttccttatttttaagtGTTATGACTGGCAATACTATAGTTGAGTGGGTGAAGGACCAAGGGGGATAAGTGGGGTCGAAAGTGATATttgcttttcttctatttatctCTTTATTTAATGTGATATTGCACAATGGTTGACATAAAACGTGGAAAGGCGGGGGATCAAACTGACAGTTAATATAGCCTCACGGTCTTAAATTCTTCGCCCGCTCAATTTATCACTTCCTCAGCTAGCTCAATTTCTGTAACGACCTTTTTCATCCATTAACTGCCCTAGTCACTTTGTCTTTTACCCCTTCATGTCCATTAACTTAACAAAAAGTAGTACCTACATTCTATCCTATTAACTACtccatatttcaaaaaaaaatgtacaatCTTTTAAGAAACAGAATAGAAGTAAGTATTTGTGGAGAATACCttttatccttttctttctcttaaaTAGCTCGCTTAATTAGAACTACGCTGATTGgaataataagggtaaatctgaacaaaaaagtaataattgtttcttgttttttaaaaagtagGAGTAAATTTATTTTGTCAGAACAACTGATATTTGGGATCTGagaaagtacaaaaaaaatactaacaAGGTCTTCTTACATCCTACGATACAAAATTATATACTTTCCAGCTTCCAGAATAATGTCATTTAATTCATGCATAtttaactcaatatttttgtaaagaatACCTTAAtatttagagagagaaagtattTAAATCCATAAAATTAACCCGGGGATGGAGACCTAACTAGTTAGTTGTGGCTGTGAATTCAAATTCGTGGACAAAGTATTTAATGCACcttatatttaatatatatttttaatagtaAAATTTGTCcgtaaaataattaattttcttaaagcTAAAACCTTCGTAGGGTAGTATTTAATTTCGTAATGTCTATTCATGCATGTGCTCTTGAAATGCCAATTATGGACAGAAAAATTTAGCTGTGTACAATATTGTTAAGAGCTCATATTGCACTTATCTTAAATAATTGTGTTAGTGGTATTGAAGGTAAATATTTGGAACTTCTCTGTTAGCCTCTTTTAATAGCAGCAAAAACTGACCTTCgggaactttttcttttcttgtaacAACTAACAAGTGCTACAATATTTTGTCAACATAaagattaaaataataataaaaagttaATGAATCAAATCATAAACCTCCTCTCAGGGAAGATATTTCTCTTTATAACAATTTGTATTCGCAAGCTGGCACAACTAATTAATATGAATACGTAGTACATAAAGTTCATTAAGCGAAAAAGTACTTTCTATCAAAAGTTTTCTATTCACAGAGCTTAAACTCGAAATTTCTTATTAAGAAAGATGTTAACGCAAAGTAGTATATACCATTTAAGCAACGAAATCCACGCTAATTGAGAATTGGTgcttatcttttcttttaattacttgCTTTCATTTTATGCCCCAccctattaaaaaataaaataataaaccaCTCTATGCATGACCCTACATTTTTTGTGTGATTTCCTAATTCCTAAGTCTTGAAACGAAACTATTCAGTCTTGAAACGAAACTATTCATATTGGAAAAAGGCTTGCCTCAGTTTGTAAATTCAAACAATTCTTATTGAAAGCATTGAATATGACTCCCCTTTTTCGTCTTGTGAGTAATATGTATGAGAAAAAGTCCAAAAGAATCACAAAAAGTAGCCCCCCACTTAATTTGTGCATTAAGTTATGCTTTTAGAGTTTAGACTCTGGTGgttgtatataattttttaataatttattgGTCTAAATTCCCAACAACTTCCTAAAAAGCTTTTAAGAAACTGCCAATCGATTCcccaagaaaaataaattcttcaaacTAAATTTTTTTGAGGAGTATCAATGAAGGAGTTTTTTATTTGATGACCTTTGTTGTCTGCTATAATTGACTAGTATTTGTTTATTGgagaattgttttttttttcgttaaCTAAGGTTTGTCTGTTGGCCACGCTTAGGAAAATGAACATGAACATAAAGGTAAAAGACAAAAAATGTCACCTACATTTTAGGCCCTAAATAAACGGATGTCGTCTTTCAAGGAAAGACATAATTATTCTTAGTTACAGAGACATAATCGCCGAATTTTTAGTATATTTAGTGATTTGTTTGGATTTTGCTTTTGTAATTTGGATTATTTAAACTTCATTCTTGCATCAGGTCCCTCCCTGGTCCCTAGAgacttgttttcttttaatatttgagAAAATGACACAGAAAAGAAGAAAGCTAGCTGCAAGAGTGACATCTGGTAGCTAAACTTGTAAATTTTGTCCTAAATTGGCGCCAATGTTTTGCTGGTTACTTTCAGTATTCAGAAATCATTTATTCTTGTATACTTTTCAATTATATAATCGAAATAGTATCTGGGGAATCATAAGCTGAAAAAATTGGGCGATTAACTTTTTTGAACTCTCAGACAAGTATATTTCACTCGGGTGTTACTTTAGTAATTTTGTCCAGAGTTGTGCACTTTCTATGAGGATCTTTTTTCATGCTTGGGATTCAATTCGAACCTTTGATTAATGGGTAGAAGATCTCGGTAACTTAATATACTTTATTACGATTAAGTAATAaattatgtgatatgtatattaattaatcataataaGGTGATAATAGAATATAAAAAAGATATATGTCATGTTGTTACTAGTTTGGTAATAAACTTATGGATAAACATTTATCAAAAAAGCTTATCCATCTCATCACAAACTTTGGCGGTACTTACACAATCTAAAGGTCAAGATGCTATACTCCATAGCTCAGAATTCAAGTAGGCGTTTGGCTatagatttcaaatatttttcacttaatttgaaatttatgaagttgaagttatgtttggttatactttttgccaaagagagaaaagagcactttattttgaaatttacgAAGATGGAGCTGGAAAACATGTTTGAAGCacttttataaatttcaaatccaaCTCGAAGtcgaatttgaaaattttataaagtGAAAACTTGTTCCAAGAAAAATTCTCATCACCAAACGACTCCTGTATCTAACGACTTTTTTGTTCCAGTTTCTCCTATAactttgttaaagaaaatcatttttggaaCTTCGAAAAATGTACTTTCCATTTGGAATTTAGTAAccttaaccccaaattttcgtgaaaattgctctttccttcttcttttatctttttgCTTGATATATAAATACCGTGTACTTTTGAAAGTAAGGCAAAGAGAACTAGGGGAAAAGAAAGTGCTCCAATGATTTTCCTACAAAAATGAAGTAttataaaacaagaaaagaaaatatttttcccctgtttatatctcaaaaagaatttGTGTATGCTTCTATACAttaatcttttttgtttttctaccTTATAGAACTACACAATCTCTTTACcttccaaggtaggggtaaggtttgcttACACACACCCTCTCCAGATTCTACTTATGAAATTACacttgatatgttgttgttgcacCTTATAGAACTACGTTAGAGGACCCAAAAAGTAATTTTCCCTtctcattttattcattcttcctAATTCTAATTTCCATCCACTTCCTAtcccaaacaaacaaaaatagcAAGCTTGCTACAGTTAATGCTGATGCCTTGTAGAGAATTAAGAGAAGGAGGTCCCCTGCCATAATAAAGGGTCTAATTTAGATTACAAAAGAAGTAGTGGTATAATTGATAAGCCCCATGTGATGTTGTCTTGTGTTTGAAGGACTTCACGATCAATATTCCTTGTGAAATATGATGGCATTTATGAgcctttttaattttcttcttctttcaccTCTCAAGCAATCTTCTAATAACTACCTCCTTGAATTCAAGCACTAAACTTGGGCCACAAAGTTGGGCAGCTACCATCCTCATAATCTATTTCTCCAACTGCctatcaaaattcaaaatggGAATAGACCAAAACCTCACCTATGTTAAGTCACATCTTGCAATTATTACGTGTCAAAATGTTTAATGCAATCTTTCTTTGGAGCCATCATTTAGAAACAGCAGACCTGTTAGTCGTTTGATTTGGGCGTAATTAGTAGGCATGCCAatctaaaataaaatatttaataatctTAACCATTAAAGATCTATAACTTGGATATATAAAAAAGGTGTAAGCAATTTTCATTAAGTTGTTAAAAATAGAGGAGGGCATGTTGAACTGAAAGAGAATCATATAGCAGCGAATAGTGATGCACACACTGCTTTGGACTCGaactatataaatttttgaaCTTCCGTTGGAGTTTAAATCTACATATATTGAGATAAATGATAATTACATTTAAATATGAGATAACACAAACAATTATTCTGAGAAAGATGGTGAGAGGATTTAGAAAAAAGTTTTGAGATTCTGGAAGTGTTTAATTTGTCCTGATGTTAGAACAATGTATGGATGAAGTGTTCACTCGTGtcgaattttctttatttcaagAGTAGAGACAACATTGCATGTGCTAACTGGATTATACACATGTTATGATTTGATTCAATATTCCCGTAACATCATGGATCTACCCATGCCTCATCGACATCGACATAAAACCCttctaattatttttctttctttaaccGGACCACAAATGATAACACTTCCACAAACTCAGTATTATCCTTCCGATTccattttatttgacttatcaCTTTTCGGGAGAAATGGATTTTTAGTCctttacaaacttttttttagttttatgacctttttacaagagatcttcattttttacacataagagataTGAAAAAAAgacataagagatctgaaaaagacattttcttctattcaaattgtaataGGCCAAGAGACAATTTCTTCTAACTATTGTTCTTTAGTTGTACCTTTTCAATTTCCCTATTGACTACATATgcaaaagaaatgaaaaggcTAATAACTACTAATCTTATACCGTCTTGATATATACAATTATCATATGTAACTTCCATATACAATACTATATCGAATAGTGATGAAGTCAAGCACCTCAAAATAATACTATTTTACGATTTGGCGTAGAACAGTTGAATTATTCAGAAGTGGTGACAAAAAAATATCTGGTGACCAAAAAATATCAGATGCATGTCGATTCAATAGGAATTCCACTTACATTTCTTCTTGTTAACATTATAATTTGAGTCCCAAAGTAAGCCAAATATGCAATTGCATTTCACACTATATGGACCAGGGACCAGGGTCAGTTGGGCTTTTCAATGCTCATATATGACTCTTTTCTTTCGCGAAATGTCCTTCAAaaggactggtctttaattttgtcctccGCTAAAAGTCTTTTGGTTTCGGGTTCAAACCcccgctcagttaaaaaaaattttaaaaaaatcataggGCATAAGTTGGATTTCAAACTCTTccttaagggaaaaaaaaaaattactgtctttgaaattttgcaaatctctgccttaaggcctaactttttaaggcccaattttgg from Lycium ferocissimum isolate CSIRO_LF1 chromosome 2, AGI_CSIRO_Lferr_CH_V1, whole genome shotgun sequence includes:
- the LOC132044061 gene encoding uncharacterized protein LOC132044061; the protein is MGKKQLDFNAPLLSVRKIPSSLTPNERASKQMVDKAPPNRQQSLPVKKSDWELREVTKPVAVPFMWEQIPGRPKDDNEPRTNLRVERSSSPRLPPGRLPETVRFYSGERPRTHNIYRSPAEGLPWMDHAALLDSLAESIYTRGDKDRESEDDAYSDASETMSPTESLSLDCSVSGLSGHQTSDLQPSGTFSIDSQTRDFMMSRFLPAAKAVVLETPQYVHKKPVSCEQPMPVKKLVPVERKPSVKPSNPVSYYSSYPEDVASEFEDDVSENQHKKPSKGWKFFPRICVKNSLCLLNPLPGLKVKTHAATTPSAQAVKRVSGMKQPKMAQSPTSYAHEVKKLTRKAYSGPLEKNACDTINKQRFHSGVLSRELYKADNRSLSGQLSNPNDSCKLVGISPGRRSRSGAISPYRNVAPPSPFNEGTRFLGVPKEMENLWASRFDSFRKGCYTVKDKQIGTGKFFDSPSEVVEKTLYIDSVDNVKISAPNTASSKPKGFVNSDKNMKTLVDSRKGLENLAARHSNVSEKDSKQSAEKDSLDLVEQESMKLKQNLDMVSGALESSKVHPLGTENEDNQNANDPKDSNLTSLESTLPPPLPKSPSESWLWRTLPSIPLRTPFLSFNSKKQNQKSHTDGTKWETIVKTSNLHKDHVSYSEELYSLGSCQQSKA